The Pocillopora verrucosa isolate sample1 chromosome 14, ASM3666991v2, whole genome shotgun sequence genome has a segment encoding these proteins:
- the LOC131777879 gene encoding uncharacterized protein, which yields MDDFASKCDFETEFHNSSSVWGKVLAVAARKIFLLGNLIVMAEGNNPSVPKKKRPTDRGPQFSFNIEVPRTQESRLLGIKDRIKMARGSLNLTKATTSTQNADLMEALLLAFEEKIERKRLTSSDLSLSSTGSPNPSLLSTPSTTARFSIPSASSTPSSRISLPFSDPFSPISLPQAERTPQRMQITASSAENDSIYLCSEESLRTLFSFFCNTLSTSCCYCGKPLDCESLVFNRQSHVASVTISCVGGDSFKWLSSPIMGGSPPKYYVNLRLIHGVLSCGLTETQYTSFCQAANIGSEGEKTFDTVLKKLGYLTVVKRVSNESMLAAQEQVKSNPAYAVNGECVITDARHDSSRSAAHTTVSALSFSTKKVLAVVNWSKANETSAVSREVPMTKELLTYLCETQGAKSVTKAMKKVASGPQRDEGSKWFFELSDKVKSTRTHVYFCMKNSPPTEEEFQGTLLNVVDHYQGNHVRCHAESRCKQNGYVMSKRLLTKPEAVAAYRKAIMSTSIYRHASDYMRCRETYWIESLHSVMLIYAAKRIHYGDDSYNMRMELAILDWNENVNREASSLQMYQHARHPNRLAETRVLTSKTFHFRETIWSTFFNINK from the exons ATGGATGATTTCGCAAGTAAGTGCGattttgagacagaatttcacaactctaGTTCAGTTTGGGGAAAAGTCTTGGCTGTCGCTGCtcgaaagatatttttattgggaaatttaATCGTTATGGCTGAGGGAAATAACCCATCTGTACCCAAGAAAAAGCGTCCAACGGATCGAGGTCCTCAGTTCTCGTTCAACATAGAAGTTCCTCGAACTCAGGAGAGCAGACTTCTCGGCATCAAAGACCGCATAAAGATGGCCAGAGGCTCGTTGAATCTCACAAAAGCGACCACAAGCACACAGAATGCAGATTTAATGGAAGCTCTTCTGTtagcttttgaggagaaaattgagaggaaacgaCTGACATCGAGCGATCTGAGCTTATCATCAACGGGAAGTCCGAACCCCTCTCTTCTCTCTACACCATCCACAACTGCACGGTTTTCGATTCCTTCAGCTTCTTCTACTCCATCTTCgcgtatttctttgcctttcagtgatcctttttctccaatttctctTCCACAAGCAGAACGTACGCcacaaagaatgcaaatcactgcatcttcagcaGAGAACGACTCCATATATCTCTGCAGCGAAGAATCTCTGCgaactctgttttcttttttctgtaataCGCTATCgacatcatgttgttattgtGGAAAACCCCTCGATTGCGAATCACTTGTCTTCAATCGACAGAGTCATGTCGCGTCAGTGACAATTTCATGCGTTGGTGGAGATTCTTTCAAGTGGCTCTCCTCCCCCATCATGGGAGGATCTCCTCCAAAGTACTATGTAAATTTGAG ATTGATTCATGGAGTATTGTCCTGTGGCTTGACAGAGACACAATACACAAGTTTCTGTCAAGCAGCCAACATCGGGTCAGAGGGAGAAAAGACCTTCGACACAG tCTTGAAAAAGCTTGGTTACTTGACAGTCGTGAAGAGGGTTTCCAATGAGTCGATGTTGGCTGctcaagaacaagtgaagagtaaccctgcatatgctgtgaatggagag TGTGTTATAACAGATGCAAGGCATGATTCCAGTCGATCAGCAGCACACACAACAGTGTCAGCCCTTTCTTTCTC GACCAAAAAGGTGTTAGCAGTTGTCAACTGGAGTAAGGCCAATGAAACTTCAGCAGTAAGCCGTGAGGTCCCTATGACAAAAGAGCTGTTGACTTATCTCTGTGAGACACAAG gtgcaaagtCTGTGACTAAAGCAATGAAGAAAGTTGCCTCAGGACCACAGAGGGATGAGggctcaaagtggttttttgaattgtccgacaaag tgaaaagtaCAAGGACTCATGTGTACTTCTGCATGAAGAACAGTCCACCCactgaagaagaatttcagggtacactgttgaatgtagttgaccattaccag GGTAATCATGTCAGATGCCATGCAGAGTCACGGTGCAAGCAGAATGGCTATGTGATGAGCAAAAGACTGTTAACTAAACCTGAAGCAGTAGCTGCCTACAGGAAAGCCATTATGAGCACTTCAATTTATAGGCATGCATCAGACTACATGCGG TGCAGGGAAACATATTGGATTGAGTCTCTCCATTCAGTGATGCTCATTTATGCTGCAAAGCGGATTCATTATGGGGATGACTCATACAACATGCGCATGGAGTTAGCCATTCTTGATTGG aatgaaaatgtgaatcGAGAAGCATCGTCTCTACAGATGTACCAACATGCCAGGCATCCAAATCGCTTGGCAGAGACCAGGGTGCTTACTTCAAAgacatttcatttcagagaaactatctggtctaccttttttaatataaacaaatga
- the LOC131777730 gene encoding cubilin isoform X2 — MISAWIVVTLSATSLVLVTSGPCIPPGESINAPNGHISSPNFPNNYDANRICTWNITVPHGKIIKLTFLNFTLVTGENDDCAGAAADSARVFITDVASHGGKPNDFKICGQRLPPPVYSEGNVIQVRFESRSGLVHKGFNATFETIYRDSLCPADMILNETSGSLSSPFNPRNYPVNQTCSWKIIGKQGYRVELTIPDYNIERCGGAACSCDYVEVQNSFSDQALPGKLCDTPSLSQGGNSSLRQRRNKQHKLPKGKCSANPCSDSCAYVELYDGGSTRSRLLGRFCQGSSWNEPQFSTGNRMFVMFHPGQTVDRGFQAKYKSTTTGDCTPSGEYVNASSGHISSLNFPDVYEANRICTWNITVPHGKIIKLTFLNFTLVAGENDDCAGAAADSARVFITDVASHGGKPNDFKICGQKLPPPVYSEGNVIQLRFESRSGLVHKGFNATFEAIYRDSLCPTDMILDETSGSLSSPFHPRNYPFNQTCSWKIIGKQGYRVELTIPDYNIERCGGAACSCDYVEVQNSFSDQARPGKLCGTPRFIPVKFYSLHESLRVVFVSDDTNMDYDGFGATYKLLNYSPPICPKEAIPLSGSGKISSTNYPESNYTASRNCTWNITAPADKIVMFTFIDFVFSKCSANPCSDSCSYVELYDGGSTRSRLLGRFCQGSSWNEPQFSTGNRMFVMFHPGQTVDRGFQAKYKSTTTGACTPSGEYVNASSGHISSLNFPDVYEANRICTWNITVPSGKIIKLSFLNFTLVAGENDDCAGAAAGSARVFITNVASHEGNPDDFKICGQKLPLPVYSVGNFIQVRFESGTGPVNKGFNATFEAIDGDSLCPTDTILDETSGSLSSPFNLRNYPFNQTCSWNITGKQGYRVELTIPDYNIERCGGAACLCDYMEVQNSFSDEVPPGKLCGTPRFIPVKFYSLHESLRVVFVSDDANMDYDGFGATYKLLNYSPPICPKEAIPLSGSGKISSTNFPKSNYTASRNCTWNITAPADKIVNFTFTDFVLSECSASPCSDSCAYVELYDGGSTRSRLLGRFCRGSLWNKPQFSTGNQMFVMFHPGQMVARGFEAEYSFSSTTSTSPPSTETKPQSPQLNRKCSPISLS, encoded by the exons ATGATTTCCGCCTGGATCGTGGTTACTCTTTCTG CTACCTCCCTGGTTCTTGTGACAAGTGGTC cctGCATCCCTCCTGGAGAATCCATTAATGCTCCTAATGGTCACATTTCCAGCCCCAATTTTCCCAACAACTATGACGCAAACAGGATTTGTACCTGGAATATCACGGTACCCCATGGGAAAATCATCAAACTGACCTTCTTGAACTTTACCCTGGTAACAGGTGAAAATGATGACTGTGCTGGAGCGGCAGCAGATAGTGCCCGAGTCTTTATCACAGACGTTGCTTCTCATGGAGGAAAACCTAATGACTTTAAGATCTGTGGTCAAAGGCTTCCCCCTCCTGTGTACTCCGAGGGAAATGTCATTCAAGTGAGATTTGAATCGCGCAGCGGTCTTGTACACAAAGGGTTCAATGCAACCTTTGAGACGATATATAGAGATTCAC TGTGCCCAGCAGATATGATCCTCAATGAAACATCAGGTTCTTTGTCCTCTCCATTTAATCCAAGAAACTATCCCGTCAACCAGACATGTAGCTGGAAGATTATAGGGAAACAAGGATACCGTGTTGAGCTCACAATACCAGACTATAATATTGAACGTTGTGGTGGTGCTGCTTGCTCGTGTGATTATGTGGAAGTTCAGAATAGCTTCAGTGATCAAGCGCTGCCTGGAAAACTATGTGATACACCAAG TTTGTCCCAAGGAGGCAATTCCTCTCTCAGGCAGCGGCGAAATAAGCAGCACAAACTACCCAAAGG TAAGTGTTCAGCCAATCCCTGTTCGGATTCTTGTGCTTATGTGGAGCTTTATGATGGTGGATCTACAAGGTCTCGTTTGCTGGGGCGATTTTGCCAGGGGTCGTCGTGGAATGAACCTCAGTTCTCGACTGGAAATCgaatgtttgtgatgttccatCCTGGACAAACAGTTGATCGTGGATTTCAAGCGAAATACAAATCCACAACGACCGGTG ACTGTACCCCTTCTGGAGAATATGTTAATGCTTCTAGTGGTCACATTTCCAGCCTCAATTTCCCCGACGTGTATGAAGCAAACAGGATTTGTACCTGGAATATCACGGTACCCCATGGGAAAATCATCAAACTGACCTTCTTGAACTTTACCCTGGTAGCAGGTGAAAACGATGACTGTGCTGGTGCCGCAGCAGATAGTGCCCGAGTCTTTATCACAGACGTTGCTTCTCATGGAGGAAAACCTAATGACTTTAAGATCTGTGGTCAAAAGCTTCCCCCTCCTGTGTACTCCGAGGGAAATGTCATTCAATTGAGATTTGAATCGCGCAGCGGTCTTGTACACAAAGGGTTCAATGCAACCTTTGAGGCGATATATAGAGATTCAC TGTGCCCTACAGATATGATCCTCGATGAAACATCAGGTTCTTTGTCCTCTCCCTTTCATCCAAGAAACTATCCATTCAACCAGACATGTAGCTGGAAGATTATAGGGAAACAAGGATACCGTGTTGAGCTCACAATACCAGACTATAATATTGAACGTTGTGGTGGCGCTGCTTGCTCGTGTGATTATGTGGAAGTTCAGAATAGCTTCAGTGATCAAGCGCGTCCTGGAAAACTATGTGGTACACCAAGGTTTATTCCTGTAAAGTTTTATTCACTGCACGAAAGCTTGAGGGTGGTGTTTGTGTCCGATGATACAAACATGGATTATGACGGATTTGGggcaacttacaagctgttgaactacagtcctccaa TTTGTCCCAAGGAGGCAATTCCTCTCTCAGGCAGCGGCAAAATAAGTAGCACAAACTACCCAGAGAGTAACTACACTGCTTCCAGAAATTGTACCTGGAACATTACCGCGCCAGCTGACAAAATTGTAATGTTTACGTTTATTGACTTTGTCTTCAGTAAGTGTTCAGCCAATCCCTGTTCGGATTCTTGTTCTTATGTGGAGCTTTATGATGGTGGATCAACAAGGTCTCGTTTGCTGGGGCGATTTTGTCAGGGGTCCTCGTGGAATGAGCCTCAGTTCTCGACTGGAAATCgaatgtttgtgatgttccatCCTGGACAAACAGTTGATCGTGGATTTCAAGCGAAATACAAATCCACAACGACCGGTG CCTGTACCCCTTCTGGAGAATATGTTAATGCTTCTAGTGGTCACATTTCCAGCCTCAATTTCCCCGACGTGTATGAAGCAAACAGGATTTGTACCTGGAATATCACTGTACCCAGCGGGAAAATCATCAAACTGTCTTTCTTGAACTTTACCCTGGTAGCAGGTGAAAACGATGACTGTGCTGGAGCGGCAGCAGGTAGTGCACGAGTCTTTATCACAAACGTTGCCTCTCATGAAGGAAATCCTGACGACTTTAAGATCTGTGGTCAAAAGCTTCCCCTTCCTGTGTACTCCGTGGGAAATTTCATTCAAGTGAGATTTGAATCTGGTACCGGCCCTGTAAACAAAGGGTTCAATGCAACCTTTGAGGCGATAGATGGAGATTCAC TGTGCCCTACAGATACAATCCTCGATGAAACATCAGGTTCTTTGTCCTCCCCCTTTAATCTAAGAAACTATCCATTCAACCAGACATGTAGCTGGAATATTACAGGGAAACAAGGATATCGTGTTGAGCTCACAATACCAGACTATAATATTGAACGCTGTGGTGGCGCTGCTTGCTTGTGTGATTATATGGAAGTTCAGAACAGCTTCAGTGATGAAGTGCCGCCTGGAAAACTATGTGGTACACCAAGGTTTATTCCTGTAAAGTTTTATTCACTGCACGAAAGCTTGAGGGTGGTGTTTGTGTCCGATGATGCAAACATGGATTATGACGGATTTGGggcaacttacaagctgttgaacTATAGTCCTCCAA TTTGTCCCAAGGAGGCAATTCCTCTCTCAGGCAGCGGCAAAATAAGCAGCACAAACTTCCCAAAGAGTAACTACACTGCTTCCAGAAATTGTACCTGGAACATTACTGCACCAgctgacaaaattgtaaattttacttttactgACTTTGTGTTAAGTGAGTGTTCAGCCAGTCCTTGTTCGGATTCTTGTGCTTATGTGGAGCTTTATGATGGTGGATCAACGAGGTCTCGTTTGCTGGGGCGATTTTGTCGAGGATCGCTGTGGAATAAGCCTCAGTTCTCGACTGGAAatcaaatgtttgtgatgttccatCCTGGACAAATGGTTGCTCGTGGATTTGAAGCAGAATATTCTTTTTCCTCTACTACATCAACATCACCGCcttcaacagaaacaaaaccGCAAA
- the LOC131777730 gene encoding cubilin isoform X1, protein MISAWIVVTLSATSLVLVTSGPCIPPGESINAPNGHISSPNFPNNYDANRICTWNITVPHGKIIKLTFLNFTLVTGENDDCAGAAADSARVFITDVASHGGKPNDFKICGQRLPPPVYSEGNVIQVRFESRSGLVHKGFNATFETIYRDSLCPADMILNETSGSLSSPFNPRNYPVNQTCSWKIIGKQGYRVELTIPDYNIERCGGAACSCDYVEVQNSFSDQALPGKLCDTPRYITVKFYSLHESLRVVFVSDDTNMDYDGFGATYKLLNYSPPICPKEAIPLSGSGEISSTNYPKGNYTASRNCTWNITAPSDKIVMFTFTDFVFSKCSANPCSDSCAYVELYDGGSTRSRLLGRFCQGSSWNEPQFSTGNRMFVMFHPGQTVDRGFQAKYKSTTTGDCTPSGEYVNASSGHISSLNFPDVYEANRICTWNITVPHGKIIKLTFLNFTLVAGENDDCAGAAADSARVFITDVASHGGKPNDFKICGQKLPPPVYSEGNVIQLRFESRSGLVHKGFNATFEAIYRDSLCPTDMILDETSGSLSSPFHPRNYPFNQTCSWKIIGKQGYRVELTIPDYNIERCGGAACSCDYVEVQNSFSDQARPGKLCGTPRFIPVKFYSLHESLRVVFVSDDTNMDYDGFGATYKLLNYSPPICPKEAIPLSGSGKISSTNYPESNYTASRNCTWNITAPADKIVMFTFIDFVFSKCSANPCSDSCSYVELYDGGSTRSRLLGRFCQGSSWNEPQFSTGNRMFVMFHPGQTVDRGFQAKYKSTTTGACTPSGEYVNASSGHISSLNFPDVYEANRICTWNITVPSGKIIKLSFLNFTLVAGENDDCAGAAAGSARVFITNVASHEGNPDDFKICGQKLPLPVYSVGNFIQVRFESGTGPVNKGFNATFEAIDGDSLCPTDTILDETSGSLSSPFNLRNYPFNQTCSWNITGKQGYRVELTIPDYNIERCGGAACLCDYMEVQNSFSDEVPPGKLCGTPRFIPVKFYSLHESLRVVFVSDDANMDYDGFGATYKLLNYSPPICPKEAIPLSGSGKISSTNFPKSNYTASRNCTWNITAPADKIVNFTFTDFVLSECSASPCSDSCAYVELYDGGSTRSRLLGRFCRGSLWNKPQFSTGNQMFVMFHPGQMVARGFEAEYSFSSTTSTSPPSTETKPQSPQLNRKCSPISLS, encoded by the exons ATGATTTCCGCCTGGATCGTGGTTACTCTTTCTG CTACCTCCCTGGTTCTTGTGACAAGTGGTC cctGCATCCCTCCTGGAGAATCCATTAATGCTCCTAATGGTCACATTTCCAGCCCCAATTTTCCCAACAACTATGACGCAAACAGGATTTGTACCTGGAATATCACGGTACCCCATGGGAAAATCATCAAACTGACCTTCTTGAACTTTACCCTGGTAACAGGTGAAAATGATGACTGTGCTGGAGCGGCAGCAGATAGTGCCCGAGTCTTTATCACAGACGTTGCTTCTCATGGAGGAAAACCTAATGACTTTAAGATCTGTGGTCAAAGGCTTCCCCCTCCTGTGTACTCCGAGGGAAATGTCATTCAAGTGAGATTTGAATCGCGCAGCGGTCTTGTACACAAAGGGTTCAATGCAACCTTTGAGACGATATATAGAGATTCAC TGTGCCCAGCAGATATGATCCTCAATGAAACATCAGGTTCTTTGTCCTCTCCATTTAATCCAAGAAACTATCCCGTCAACCAGACATGTAGCTGGAAGATTATAGGGAAACAAGGATACCGTGTTGAGCTCACAATACCAGACTATAATATTGAACGTTGTGGTGGTGCTGCTTGCTCGTGTGATTATGTGGAAGTTCAGAATAGCTTCAGTGATCAAGCGCTGCCTGGAAAACTATGTGATACACCAAGGTATATTACTGTAAAGTTTTATTCACTGCACGAAAGCTTGAGGGTGGTTTTTGTGTCCGATGATACAAACATGGATTATGACGGATTTGGggcaacttacaagctgttgaactacagtcctccaa TTTGTCCCAAGGAGGCAATTCCTCTCTCAGGCAGCGGCGAAATAAGCAGCACAAACTACCCAAAGGGTAACTACACTGCTTCCAGAAATTGTACTTGGAACATTACCGCGCCAAGCGACAAAATTGTAATGTTTACGTTTACTGACTTTGTCTTCAGTAAGTGTTCAGCCAATCCCTGTTCGGATTCTTGTGCTTATGTGGAGCTTTATGATGGTGGATCTACAAGGTCTCGTTTGCTGGGGCGATTTTGCCAGGGGTCGTCGTGGAATGAACCTCAGTTCTCGACTGGAAATCgaatgtttgtgatgttccatCCTGGACAAACAGTTGATCGTGGATTTCAAGCGAAATACAAATCCACAACGACCGGTG ACTGTACCCCTTCTGGAGAATATGTTAATGCTTCTAGTGGTCACATTTCCAGCCTCAATTTCCCCGACGTGTATGAAGCAAACAGGATTTGTACCTGGAATATCACGGTACCCCATGGGAAAATCATCAAACTGACCTTCTTGAACTTTACCCTGGTAGCAGGTGAAAACGATGACTGTGCTGGTGCCGCAGCAGATAGTGCCCGAGTCTTTATCACAGACGTTGCTTCTCATGGAGGAAAACCTAATGACTTTAAGATCTGTGGTCAAAAGCTTCCCCCTCCTGTGTACTCCGAGGGAAATGTCATTCAATTGAGATTTGAATCGCGCAGCGGTCTTGTACACAAAGGGTTCAATGCAACCTTTGAGGCGATATATAGAGATTCAC TGTGCCCTACAGATATGATCCTCGATGAAACATCAGGTTCTTTGTCCTCTCCCTTTCATCCAAGAAACTATCCATTCAACCAGACATGTAGCTGGAAGATTATAGGGAAACAAGGATACCGTGTTGAGCTCACAATACCAGACTATAATATTGAACGTTGTGGTGGCGCTGCTTGCTCGTGTGATTATGTGGAAGTTCAGAATAGCTTCAGTGATCAAGCGCGTCCTGGAAAACTATGTGGTACACCAAGGTTTATTCCTGTAAAGTTTTATTCACTGCACGAAAGCTTGAGGGTGGTGTTTGTGTCCGATGATACAAACATGGATTATGACGGATTTGGggcaacttacaagctgttgaactacagtcctccaa TTTGTCCCAAGGAGGCAATTCCTCTCTCAGGCAGCGGCAAAATAAGTAGCACAAACTACCCAGAGAGTAACTACACTGCTTCCAGAAATTGTACCTGGAACATTACCGCGCCAGCTGACAAAATTGTAATGTTTACGTTTATTGACTTTGTCTTCAGTAAGTGTTCAGCCAATCCCTGTTCGGATTCTTGTTCTTATGTGGAGCTTTATGATGGTGGATCAACAAGGTCTCGTTTGCTGGGGCGATTTTGTCAGGGGTCCTCGTGGAATGAGCCTCAGTTCTCGACTGGAAATCgaatgtttgtgatgttccatCCTGGACAAACAGTTGATCGTGGATTTCAAGCGAAATACAAATCCACAACGACCGGTG CCTGTACCCCTTCTGGAGAATATGTTAATGCTTCTAGTGGTCACATTTCCAGCCTCAATTTCCCCGACGTGTATGAAGCAAACAGGATTTGTACCTGGAATATCACTGTACCCAGCGGGAAAATCATCAAACTGTCTTTCTTGAACTTTACCCTGGTAGCAGGTGAAAACGATGACTGTGCTGGAGCGGCAGCAGGTAGTGCACGAGTCTTTATCACAAACGTTGCCTCTCATGAAGGAAATCCTGACGACTTTAAGATCTGTGGTCAAAAGCTTCCCCTTCCTGTGTACTCCGTGGGAAATTTCATTCAAGTGAGATTTGAATCTGGTACCGGCCCTGTAAACAAAGGGTTCAATGCAACCTTTGAGGCGATAGATGGAGATTCAC TGTGCCCTACAGATACAATCCTCGATGAAACATCAGGTTCTTTGTCCTCCCCCTTTAATCTAAGAAACTATCCATTCAACCAGACATGTAGCTGGAATATTACAGGGAAACAAGGATATCGTGTTGAGCTCACAATACCAGACTATAATATTGAACGCTGTGGTGGCGCTGCTTGCTTGTGTGATTATATGGAAGTTCAGAACAGCTTCAGTGATGAAGTGCCGCCTGGAAAACTATGTGGTACACCAAGGTTTATTCCTGTAAAGTTTTATTCACTGCACGAAAGCTTGAGGGTGGTGTTTGTGTCCGATGATGCAAACATGGATTATGACGGATTTGGggcaacttacaagctgttgaacTATAGTCCTCCAA TTTGTCCCAAGGAGGCAATTCCTCTCTCAGGCAGCGGCAAAATAAGCAGCACAAACTTCCCAAAGAGTAACTACACTGCTTCCAGAAATTGTACCTGGAACATTACTGCACCAgctgacaaaattgtaaattttacttttactgACTTTGTGTTAAGTGAGTGTTCAGCCAGTCCTTGTTCGGATTCTTGTGCTTATGTGGAGCTTTATGATGGTGGATCAACGAGGTCTCGTTTGCTGGGGCGATTTTGTCGAGGATCGCTGTGGAATAAGCCTCAGTTCTCGACTGGAAatcaaatgtttgtgatgttccatCCTGGACAAATGGTTGCTCGTGGATTTGAAGCAGAATATTCTTTTTCCTCTACTACATCAACATCACCGCcttcaacagaaacaaaaccGCAAA
- the LOC131777712 gene encoding CUB domain-containing protein 2-like, whose amino-acid sequence MALSWMLAFSLAAASLTRVTSGPCISSGESIDASSGHISSPNFPNNYNANNICTWNITVPSGKIIKLSFLNFTLVTGENDDCAGAAADSARVFITNVASHAGKPNDLEICGQKLPSPLYSEGNFIQVRFESSTGPVNKGFNATFEAIDGDSLCPTDTILDETSGSLTSPFNPRNYPFNQTCSWNISGKQGYRVELKIPDYNFERCNGTACSCDYMEVQNSFSDQAPPGKLCGTPRKIPVKFYSLHESLRVVFVSNDKNMDYDGFGATYKLLNYSPPICPKEAIPLSGGGKISSTNYPKSNYTASRNCTWNITAPADKIVNFTFTDFVLSECSANPCSDSCSYVELYDGGSTSSPSLGRFCQGSSWNKPHFSNGSQMFVMFHPGQTVARGFEAEYSVLSLTTTTLPSTTTLPSTTTLPSTTTLPSTTTSPSTAASAPEGSLSTAAAIGIGLGCVVFLLLVFIPVYCLFIVIKNRRSTSPNDEGNEMEKCTKENNKVSAPEA is encoded by the exons ATGGCTCTATCTTGGATGCTAGCTTTCAGTTTAGCAG CTGCCTCCTTGACTCGAGTGACAAGTGGTC CCTGCATCTCTTCTGGAGAATCCATCGATGCCTCAAGTGGTCACATTTCCAGCCCCAATTTTCCCAACAACTATAACGCAAACAATATTTGTACCTGGAATATCACTGTGCCCAGTGGGAAAATCATCAAACTGTCCTTCTTGAACTTTACCTTGGTGACAGGTGAAAACGATGACTGTGCTGGAGCGGCAGCAGATAGTGCCCGAGTCTTTATCACAAACGTTGCCTCTCATGCAGGAAAACCTAACGACTTGGAGATCTGTGGTCAAAAGCTTCCCTCTCCTCTGTACTCCGAGGGAAATTTCATTCAAGTGAGATTTGAATCAAGCACCGGCCCTGTAAACAAAGGGTTCAATGCAACCTTTGAGGCGATAGATGGAGATTCAC TGTGCCCTACAGATACAATCCTCGATGAAACATCAGGTTCTTTGACCTCTCCCTTTAATCCAAGAAACTATCCATTCAACCAGACATGTAGCTGGAATATTTCAGGGAAACAAGGATACCGTGTTGAGCTCAAAATACCAGACTATAATTTTGAACGTTGTAATGGCACTGCTTGCTCGTGTGATTATATGGAAGTTCAGAACAGCTTCAGTGATCAAGCGCCGCCTGGAAAACTATGTGGTACACCAAGGAAAATTCCTGTAAAGTTTTATTCACTGCACGAAAGCTTGAGGGTGGTGTTTGTGTCCAATGATAAAAACATGGATTATGACGGATTTGGGGCAACGTACAAGCTTTTGAACTacagtcctccaa TTTGTCCGAAGGAGGCAATTCCTCTCTCAGGCGGCGGAAAAATAAGCAGCACAAACTACCCAAAGAGTAACTACACTGCGTCCAGAAATTGTACCTGGAACATTACCGCGCCAGCTGACAAAATTGTAAACTTTACGTTTACTGACTTTGTCTTAAGTGAGTGTTCAGCCAATCCTTGTTCGGACTCTTGTTCTTATGTGGAGCTTTATGATGGTGGGTCAACAAGTTCGCCTTCGCTGGGACGATTTTGCCAGGGGTCGTCTTGGAATAAGCCTCATTTCTCGAATGGAAGccaaatgtttgtgatgttccatCCCGGACAAACAGTTGCTCGTGGTTTTGAAGCAGAATATTCAGTGCTGTCTctcacaacaacaacattacCTTCAACAACAACATTACCTTCAACAACAACATTACCTTCAACAACAACATTACCTTCAACAACAACATCACCTTCTACGGCTGCCAGTG CGCCAGAGGGATCCTTATCGACAGCGGCCGCCATAGGAATAGGATTGGGTTGTGTGGTCTTTCTTCTACTCGTCTTCATACCAGTATATTGTCTTTTCATTG TTATAAAGAACAGGAGAAGTACATCTCCGAATGATGAAGgcaatgaaatggaaaaatgcacaaaggaaaataacaaagtaTCTGCACCTGAAGCCTGA